In a single window of the bacterium genome:
- the trxA gene encoding thioredoxin: MTERSEYVFEVSIDDFEQKVIAASHEKVVLVDFWAEWCSPCKMLGPVLEKTVASFNGRVVLAKVNVDNNRELAMRFRIQSIPSVKIFSRGDVVDEFIGVISESEILARLTSAAGDEKDEMIHHADALLQQEHLPEAEALYKKILQEIPDHSGALIGLARIALMNDDTVQAQELLSKVDQFDNRHEEAASLLGILDFIKVCNDSGGFDSCRSKLQQNPDDLDALYTMGNCFAAEARFEEALETFLGIVKRNATFGNGKARLAMITIFSILGHGNPVTSKYRELLARVLF; encoded by the coding sequence ATGACAGAAAGAAGTGAATATGTATTCGAGGTAAGCATCGATGATTTTGAACAAAAAGTTATCGCCGCTTCCCATGAAAAGGTTGTTCTGGTCGATTTCTGGGCAGAATGGTGCAGTCCATGTAAAATGCTCGGGCCCGTTCTCGAAAAGACTGTCGCATCGTTCAATGGCCGGGTAGTGCTGGCGAAAGTGAATGTCGACAATAACCGTGAGCTGGCTATGCGATTCCGTATTCAGAGTATCCCATCGGTGAAGATCTTTTCACGGGGGGATGTAGTCGATGAATTTATCGGGGTAATTTCCGAATCCGAGATTCTTGCCCGATTAACCTCCGCAGCCGGCGATGAGAAGGACGAGATGATTCACCATGCCGATGCTTTGTTGCAACAGGAACATCTCCCTGAAGCCGAAGCTCTTTACAAGAAGATATTACAGGAGATTCCCGATCATTCGGGAGCGCTTATCGGCCTTGCCCGTATCGCACTCATGAATGACGATACGGTTCAGGCTCAGGAGCTTCTTTCAAAAGTGGATCAATTTGACAACCGTCACGAAGAAGCCGCATCGCTTCTCGGTATTCTCGATTTTATCAAAGTCTGCAATGATTCGGGGGGATTCGATTCATGCCGGTCGAAACTGCAGCAGAATCCGGACGATCTTGATGCGCTTTACACCATGGGAAATTGCTTTGCGGCGGAGGCCAGATTCGAAGAAGCACTCGAAACGTTTCTCGGAATAGTCAAACGCAACGCCACATTCGGGAACGGGAAAGCGCGTTTGGCCATGATCACGATCTTCTCGATCCTCGGTCACGGCAATCCTGTCACCTCGAAATACCGTGAGCTCCTCGCACGTGTTCTGTTCTGA
- a CDS encoding ABC-F family ATP-binding cassette domain-containing protein yields MLTVSNISKSFGTRILFSGLSFTLYAGDRYGVIGPNGSGKTTLLDMISGNAEYDTGSIHLQKGATIGYLEQNVSFDSGHGLLGEVMSARTSAQKLEHKRKLILDELAETTDREDQAHLMRELGEIEAHYEHSGGYTLEYEAKIILAGLGFKDVDFSRTMSEFSGGWRMRTGLAKLLLSEPDILLLDEPTNHLDLDAVIWLENYLRDYAGAVLIISHDRRFLNRTVTKIIAMEPGSARLYQGDYDAYRQMRDKEMEIIEATIKNQERFIESEQRFIDRFRAKNTKSTQVQSRIKRLEKMERISAPRTERTVRLFIPPSPRSGKAVLSLAGLSFGYDDTKQVYRNLDLTFVRGDKVALVGPNGAGKTTLLKLLAGTLKQNEGTRTLGHNVQVVYYAQYQTEQLMQDNTVLAEMRRASVDENDERLRTMLGSFLFRGDDVAKKVSVLSGGEKARLALAKLFLRPANLILMDEPTNHLDIPSRDVLVDALQSYDGTLCFVTHDRDLIDRTANKIVEIVDGTVTVYLGNYNEYCYKKEQETGRDAEISPVSDTPSRPTEKILEKDRKRREGELRNELHRKTKHLKQRIGEIEKEIRSIENRIRQIESVLADPLQCNDRVKFNETLNEYEVLKNRKGSLDDEWLDLSMKIDAIKDEMLGETT; encoded by the coding sequence ATGCTGACCGTTTCAAATATATCAAAGTCATTCGGAACCAGAATTCTTTTTTCCGGGTTGTCTTTTACTCTCTATGCCGGTGACCGGTATGGTGTTATCGGGCCGAACGGGTCGGGTAAAACAACTCTGCTCGATATGATATCCGGTAATGCGGAATATGATACCGGCTCGATACATCTTCAAAAAGGTGCGACAATCGGCTATCTGGAGCAGAACGTTTCCTTTGATTCCGGTCACGGGCTGCTCGGCGAGGTCATGAGCGCCCGGACCAGCGCCCAGAAACTCGAGCACAAGCGAAAACTGATCCTTGACGAACTCGCTGAAACAACCGACCGTGAAGATCAGGCGCACCTTATGCGGGAGCTTGGTGAAATTGAGGCTCATTATGAGCATTCCGGGGGATATACCCTCGAATACGAAGCCAAGATTATCCTCGCCGGCCTCGGATTCAAGGATGTCGATTTCTCTCGCACCATGTCGGAATTCAGCGGCGGATGGCGCATGCGCACGGGTCTTGCAAAGCTTCTTCTCAGCGAGCCTGACATTCTGCTCCTCGATGAGCCGACAAACCATCTCGACCTCGATGCTGTCATATGGCTCGAAAATTATCTCAGGGACTATGCCGGCGCAGTTCTTATCATCAGCCACGATCGACGGTTTCTCAACCGTACGGTTACAAAGATAATCGCCATGGAACCCGGTTCCGCCCGGCTTTATCAGGGCGATTATGATGCATACCGGCAGATGAGGGACAAGGAGATGGAAATTATCGAGGCCACCATTAAAAACCAGGAACGTTTTATCGAAAGCGAGCAGCGCTTCATCGATCGTTTCCGGGCAAAAAATACCAAGTCCACGCAGGTTCAGAGCAGAATCAAACGTCTTGAAAAAATGGAACGCATATCCGCTCCACGGACCGAACGAACTGTCCGGTTGTTTATCCCGCCGTCCCCGCGAAGCGGAAAAGCGGTGCTCAGTCTTGCCGGGCTTTCGTTCGGGTATGATGATACGAAACAGGTTTACCGGAACCTCGATCTTACCTTTGTCCGCGGAGACAAGGTTGCGCTTGTCGGACCGAACGGCGCCGGGAAAACAACACTCCTCAAGCTGCTTGCGGGAACCTTGAAGCAAAACGAAGGAACACGTACACTCGGTCACAATGTCCAGGTGGTCTACTATGCCCAGTATCAGACCGAGCAGCTTATGCAGGATAATACTGTTCTTGCGGAAATGAGACGGGCATCAGTCGATGAGAATGATGAGCGTCTCCGTACCATGCTCGGCTCGTTTCTGTTCAGAGGCGACGATGTGGCGAAAAAGGTTTCGGTTCTCTCTGGAGGCGAAAAGGCACGGCTGGCGCTGGCCAAACTGTTTCTCAGGCCAGCGAATCTCATCCTCATGGATGAACCCACGAACCACCTCGACATACCTTCACGCGATGTACTCGTGGATGCTCTCCAGTCGTATGACGGCACTCTCTGTTTTGTTACCCACGATCGCGATCTCATCGATAGAACCGCAAATAAAATCGTTGAGATTGTAGATGGCACAGTGACCGTCTATCTCGGGAACTACAATGAGTACTGTTATAAAAAAGAGCAGGAAACCGGCCGTGATGCAGAAATTTCTCCCGTTTCGGATACTCCTTCCCGGCCGACTGAAAAAATACTTGAAAAAGACCGTAAACGCCGCGAGGGAGAGCTCCGCAACGAGCTGCACCGTAAAACGAAGCATCTCAAACAGCGAATAGGGGAAATCGAAAAGGAAATTCGCTCAATTGAAAACCGTATCAGGCAAATTGAGTCGGTGCTTGCCGACCCGCTACAGTGTAATGACCGCGTGAAATTCAACGAAACGCTCAACGAGTATGAAGTCCTGAAAAACCGGAAAGGATCGCTCGATGACGAGTGGCTCGATCTGTCGATGAAGATCGATGCAATAAAAGACGAAATGCTCGGAGAGACAACCTGA
- a CDS encoding GNAT family N-acetyltransferase yields MSNTPEDLKISCEFNPDPGDIALVSQALRTSTDAQAGPRNFTKLGVFNRDNNGGINAALIADIAWNWMFIDLLWVHDSLRHQGIGSRLMRRAEEEARKKGCEYAYLDTFSFQARPFYERLGYEVFGMLEDYPNGHKRYFMKKTLKEK; encoded by the coding sequence ATGTCAAATACACCAGAGGATTTGAAAATTTCATGTGAATTCAACCCGGACCCGGGAGACATCGCATTGGTTTCCCAGGCGCTCAGAACTTCCACGGATGCTCAGGCCGGCCCGAGAAATTTTACTAAACTCGGTGTCTTCAACCGTGATAATAATGGCGGCATCAACGCCGCTCTCATAGCCGATATTGCGTGGAACTGGATGTTTATCGACTTATTATGGGTACACGACTCTCTCCGTCACCAGGGTATCGGTTCACGGCTCATGCGCAGGGCTGAAGAGGAAGCCCGGAAAAAGGGCTGTGAGTATGCGTATCTCGATACATTCAGTTTCCAGGCCCGGCCCTTTTACGAGCGCCTCGGATACGAAGTATTCGGAATGCTCGAGGATTATCCGAATGGACACAAGCGCTATTTCATGAAAAAAACGCTGAAGGAGAAATAA
- a CDS encoding sulfite exporter TauE/SafE family protein: MNGMFENARSFLDGSWFLSYVTVFSAGVLTSFTPCVYPMIPITIGVVGGQEKNGRLHAFIISSAYVLGLALTYAGLGIVASLTGSFFGKVSTHPVTLLVVANIILLFGLSMLDVFTLPLPRFFSQSQVGTNKRGIPGAFMMGMATGLIMAPCTTPMLGVLMTYVATKQNVLFGATLLFTFAMGMNVLLLLVGTFAGLVTALPKSGIWMVRVRKIMGFLLIAAGEYFLIQAGRVWLH; this comes from the coding sequence ATGAACGGAATGTTTGAGAACGCCCGGAGTTTTCTCGATGGTTCGTGGTTCTTATCCTATGTTACCGTATTTTCCGCCGGTGTTCTCACAAGCTTTACCCCGTGTGTTTATCCCATGATTCCGATTACAATCGGGGTTGTCGGCGGGCAGGAAAAGAACGGGCGGCTCCATGCATTTATCATCTCGTCAGCATATGTTCTCGGCCTCGCCCTGACGTATGCAGGGCTGGGAATCGTCGCTTCGCTTACCGGAAGTTTTTTCGGAAAAGTCAGCACTCACCCCGTTACATTGCTTGTTGTGGCGAATATCATCCTGTTGTTCGGGTTGTCGATGCTCGATGTTTTCACGCTGCCTCTGCCCCGGTTTTTTTCACAGAGTCAGGTAGGTACGAACAAGCGCGGCATCCCGGGAGCATTTATGATGGGAATGGCGACAGGTCTTATCATGGCTCCCTGCACGACGCCGATGCTCGGTGTACTCATGACATATGTGGCAACGAAGCAGAATGTCCTGTTCGGCGCGACCCTCCTCTTTACATTTGCCATGGGTATGAATGTGCTCCTTCTCCTTGTAGGCACGTTCGCAGGACTCGTCACCGCACTTCCAAAGTCGGGGATATGGATGGTCAGGGTCAGGAAGATCATGGGATTCTTACTGATCGCTGCCGGGGAATACTTCCTTATTCAGGCCGGCAGAGTGTGGTTACATTAG
- a CDS encoding aminotransferase class I/II-fold pyridoxal phosphate-dependent enzyme: protein MNIRRYFMEDWLASNKDSCPYNLGESGMPDIRVGELLERCGESPDSLASLILKDHDTRGTERLRHAILSTCVNDDDVEFGNITATTGTSEALFILFNLLMDGRSSVVAPRPSFQALYDVPRALGADVRFYRLDDENGFRPDPDEVCGLIDDTTGVVVINSPHNPSGVIIPCDTAESIIRKAAIHGATVLSDEHYRFLPFEGGWPLRTLARPEENVVATGSITKCFGVNGLRIGWIIAPESLIGRIRDFRDYLTHTLSPLSDYCAALALEHASAFINPALHVLRENASLLSNMTMRTPGLSLVMPEGGIVAFPRFEYPVSSDDFVQRLIGRYGVFVLPGSSFEAENHVRINLGQDPALFREALSRIHDFCIGQES from the coding sequence ATGAACATCAGGCGATACTTCATGGAGGACTGGCTCGCCTCCAACAAGGATTCATGCCCCTATAACCTCGGCGAGAGCGGAATGCCCGACATACGGGTGGGTGAACTGCTCGAACGGTGCGGAGAGTCCCCGGATTCGCTCGCTTCCCTTATCCTCAAGGATCATGATACACGCGGGACCGAACGCCTCCGTCACGCGATACTCTCCACCTGCGTGAATGATGACGATGTCGAATTCGGGAACATCACGGCTACGACGGGAACGAGCGAGGCGCTGTTTATCCTCTTCAACCTTCTCATGGACGGCCGTTCATCGGTCGTGGCGCCGCGGCCTTCGTTTCAGGCGCTCTATGACGTCCCCCGCGCGCTTGGCGCCGATGTACGGTTCTATCGCCTCGACGACGAAAACGGCTTCCGGCCCGATCCCGATGAGGTGTGCGGCCTTATCGACGATACAACCGGTGTAGTGGTCATCAACAGTCCTCACAATCCATCGGGTGTCATCATTCCCTGCGACACAGCGGAATCCATCATCAGGAAAGCGGCAATCCACGGCGCCACAGTCCTTTCCGATGAACACTACCGCTTCCTGCCCTTCGAGGGCGGATGGCCGTTGAGAACGCTTGCGCGCCCCGAAGAAAACGTGGTGGCGACAGGCTCGATCACCAAGTGTTTCGGGGTGAACGGCCTCAGAATTGGCTGGATCATCGCCCCTGAATCGCTTATCGGCAGGATTCGTGATTTCCGTGACTACCTCACTCATACCCTTTCACCGCTGAGCGATTACTGTGCGGCTCTCGCGCTCGAGCATGCAAGTGCATTCATTAATCCGGCGCTTCATGTGCTTCGGGAAAATGCATCCCTGTTGAGCAATATGACTATGCGGACACCCGGTCTTTCGCTCGTGATGCCGGAAGGGGGGATCGTTGCGTTTCCGCGGTTTGAATACCCTGTTTCAAGCGATGATTTTGTTCAACGGCTTATAGGGCGATATGGCGTTTTTGTGCTCCCGGGAAGTTCTTTCGAGGCTGAGAACCATGTGCGGATCAATCTCGGGCAGGACCCTGCCCTGTTCCGTGAAGCGCTCAGCCGTATCCACGATTTCTGTATCGGTCAGGAATCATGA
- a CDS encoding adenine phosphoribosyltransferase, whose product MNLKSSLREVPDFPKPGINFIDITTLLKNPQAFAETVKLLVRSVHGSDINAVVGIEARGFIFGGAVAKELGVGFIPIRKPGKLPAATIHESYELEYGTDSIEMHADALAKGDRVLLLDDLLATGGTMKAAASLIEKVGAEVVKIAFVVELTFLNGRDKLAGYDVISLVTY is encoded by the coding sequence ATGAATCTGAAAAGCAGTCTCCGTGAAGTTCCAGATTTCCCGAAACCCGGAATCAATTTCATCGATATAACCACACTTCTCAAAAATCCACAGGCCTTTGCCGAAACAGTAAAGCTTCTGGTCCGGTCGGTTCACGGTTCAGATATCAACGCAGTGGTTGGAATCGAAGCGCGGGGATTTATTTTTGGCGGAGCAGTGGCGAAAGAACTCGGTGTGGGATTTATTCCCATCAGGAAGCCCGGTAAACTGCCTGCCGCAACAATACATGAAAGTTACGAACTTGAATATGGAACCGACTCCATTGAAATGCACGCCGACGCCCTTGCCAAAGGGGATCGTGTCCTCCTGCTCGATGATCTTCTTGCAACGGGCGGAACCATGAAAGCCGCCGCGAGTCTTATTGAAAAGGTCGGAGCCGAGGTTGTAAAAATCGCTTTTGTCGTTGAGCTCACCTTTCTGAACGGCAGGGACAAGCTGGCGGGTTACGATGTCATATCCCTGGTTACCTACTGA
- a CDS encoding acylphosphatase yields the protein MTFKAIRMIAHGRVQGVGFRFFVRERAVPYGVKGWVKNLPDGTVEIHAEGEEEQLQVFITEVEDGPTFGRVSEIDSEWVEPKYTYNNFSIVF from the coding sequence ATGACGTTTAAAGCTATACGAATGATAGCCCACGGAAGAGTTCAGGGAGTTGGATTCAGATTTTTCGTAAGGGAACGTGCTGTTCCTTATGGTGTAAAGGGATGGGTAAAAAACCTTCCGGACGGCACAGTCGAAATCCATGCCGAAGGCGAGGAAGAGCAACTGCAGGTGTTTATCACGGAAGTGGAAGATGGCCCTACATTCGGCCGTGTTTCAGAAATTGACTCGGAATGGGTGGAACCCAAATATACATACAATAATTTCAGCATCGTATTCTGA
- a CDS encoding TonB family protein produces the protein MNTSTVGFKVPYADLHKKSPRIYFLSLAVSCIVTFVLLTVPFPEHKVSEERIDTPPVIVLIKDIPKTRHTVSSPAPSKPFVTSGMPMEADEILPDNVTIEDTKLNLDSYPDGPPVKFVPISGADEEEKNVKHFPVLELPVRIADVKPEYPIDPFTGQPVREEGSVLVEVLVTKEGIVDSVKVISGPGIFHKSAIEAAKATKFIPAKKDDKPMEYWVIIPYRFKIEE, from the coding sequence ATGAATACATCGACAGTCGGTTTTAAAGTACCATATGCGGATTTACACAAGAAATCCCCTCGAATTTATTTTCTGAGCCTTGCGGTATCTTGTATCGTCACGTTTGTTCTTCTTACAGTGCCGTTTCCGGAACATAAGGTCTCGGAGGAGAGAATCGATACACCCCCTGTGATCGTTCTCATCAAGGACATACCTAAAACCCGCCATACCGTGAGCAGCCCTGCGCCGTCCAAACCGTTCGTTACTTCGGGTATGCCGATGGAAGCGGATGAAATACTGCCTGACAACGTCACCATAGAGGATACGAAACTCAATCTGGATTCCTATCCCGATGGTCCTCCGGTCAAATTCGTTCCTATTTCAGGAGCGGATGAAGAAGAAAAAAATGTGAAACACTTTCCTGTTCTGGAGTTACCGGTAAGAATCGCGGATGTCAAGCCTGAGTACCCGATCGATCCGTTCACCGGTCAGCCTGTCAGGGAGGAGGGCTCGGTTCTTGTAGAAGTGCTTGTAACAAAGGAAGGAATTGTTGATTCGGTCAAAGTGATAAGCGGTCCCGGTATTTTTCACAAATCCGCCATCGAAGCCGCAAAAGCGACAAAATTCATTCCCGCAAAAAAAGACGACAAACCAATGGAATACTGGGTGATAATACCCTATCGTTTTAAGATCGAAGAATGA
- a CDS encoding ABC transporter ATP-binding protein — protein sequence MLIEMQNITKKYEIGEETVHALRGVSMTIEKNEYVAIMGPSGSGKSTLMNILGCLDTPSEGSYILNGKAVSEMTDDELAEVRNREIGFVFQNFNLLSRSDSLHNTELPLIYSGVSRKQRRDMAIAAMGAVGLGERMHHKPNELSGGQRQRVAIARALVNNPSIILADEPTGNLDSKTGEEIMEIFEKLHEKGNTIILVTHEQYIAEHANRIVHILDGNVNSDKMTENAVRRANGNGRK from the coding sequence ATGCTTATTGAAATGCAGAACATCACCAAAAAATATGAAATCGGCGAAGAGACAGTACATGCCCTCAGGGGTGTGAGTATGACGATTGAAAAAAATGAATATGTTGCAATAATGGGCCCGTCCGGCTCAGGTAAATCAACGCTCATGAATATACTCGGCTGTCTCGATACTCCTTCCGAGGGTTCATACATCCTTAATGGCAAAGCGGTATCGGAAATGACCGATGACGAGCTTGCCGAGGTCAGAAACAGGGAGATAGGCTTTGTATTCCAGAACTTCAATTTACTCTCCCGTTCGGACTCTCTTCACAATACCGAGCTCCCCCTTATCTATTCGGGTGTATCGAGAAAACAACGCCGCGACATGGCGATTGCGGCCATGGGAGCTGTCGGCCTAGGCGAACGTATGCACCACAAACCAAACGAGCTTTCGGGAGGTCAGCGTCAGCGTGTAGCTATTGCGCGGGCGCTCGTAAATAATCCTTCCATCATCCTTGCCGATGAACCCACAGGGAATCTGGATTCGAAGACAGGCGAGGAAATCATGGAAATATTCGAAAAACTCCATGAGAAAGGTAATACCATCATTCTCGTCACACACGAGCAGTATATCGCCGAACACGCCAACCGTATCGTGCATATTCTTGACGGTAATGTCAATTCCGATAAAATGACCGAAAACGCGGTAAGACGGGCCAACGGTAACGGGCGAAAATAA
- a CDS encoding ABC transporter permease — MTIFEPIVVGFSQLRSNKLRSILSLLGILIAVGSVTGIVSIGEGLQYAITGEFSQMGGYSMIWSWAPDRWYRNASGVWVRRNWEEFMTNQDVKAIQAETDKIEYIIPTRWGINVGGSESNMNYRAASTFGTIIATSIDFPKSENWKIASGRFLNTVDMINSTKVCVLGDQIVKDLFGDYVDPVEKEVAIGNARYTVVGVMEKKEFFDNDYDNRVMIPMTTAQRRIFGDDHIDFITVKVKRPEDVSEIADTMRRVYKRIHEHGDEFNIRTGDAAMEEINRVLMIMKAVAGGIAGISLLVGGIGIMNIMLVSVTERTREIGIRKALGATRSNILHQFIVEAVVLCLFGGMLGIGLGLLFGKVISLYISSITHMTFLSVISPKLMMIAVGFSLFVGLTFGVYPAWRASRLDPVEALRYE; from the coding sequence ATGACAATTTTCGAACCAATTGTGGTCGGTTTTTCACAACTCAGATCAAACAAGCTGCGGAGTATCCTCAGCCTCCTCGGCATACTCATCGCTGTCGGCTCGGTAACCGGTATCGTATCCATTGGCGAGGGTCTCCAGTACGCCATTACCGGTGAATTCAGCCAGATGGGTGGTTACAGCATGATATGGTCATGGGCGCCGGACAGATGGTACAGGAATGCAAGCGGTGTTTGGGTCCGTCGTAACTGGGAAGAATTCATGACTAATCAGGATGTTAAAGCGATACAGGCAGAAACCGACAAGATCGAATATATTATTCCTACCAGATGGGGTATTAATGTGGGTGGCTCGGAATCGAATATGAACTATCGCGCTGCATCCACATTCGGCACTATTATCGCCACGTCAATCGACTTTCCGAAATCCGAAAACTGGAAGATTGCATCGGGCAGATTTCTCAACACGGTCGATATGATAAACAGCACCAAGGTCTGTGTGCTCGGGGATCAGATTGTCAAGGATCTCTTTGGTGATTATGTTGACCCTGTCGAAAAAGAGGTCGCAATTGGAAATGCACGCTATACCGTTGTCGGAGTGATGGAAAAAAAGGAATTTTTCGATAACGATTACGACAACCGGGTTATGATCCCCATGACAACCGCTCAGCGCAGGATATTCGGTGATGACCACATCGATTTTATTACCGTGAAGGTCAAGCGGCCCGAGGATGTTTCTGAAATTGCCGATACCATGAGACGGGTATATAAAAGAATTCATGAGCACGGCGATGAATTCAATATCAGGACCGGAGATGCCGCCATGGAGGAGATAAACAGGGTTCTTATGATCATGAAAGCGGTGGCTGGAGGAATCGCGGGGATTTCCCTGCTGGTAGGCGGTATCGGTATCATGAATATCATGCTTGTCTCGGTAACCGAAAGAACCCGTGAAATCGGCATCAGAAAGGCTCTCGGAGCGACACGGTCGAATATTCTTCACCAGTTTATCGTTGAAGCGGTGGTGCTCTGTCTTTTCGGCGGAATGCTGGGAATCGGTCTTGGCCTGCTTTTCGGAAAGGTGATCTCACTCTATATTTCAAGCATCACCCACATGACATTTCTCAGTGTCATTTCACCGAAACTAATGATGATTGCCGTTGGATTTTCACTGTTTGTCGGTCTTACGTTCGGGGTTTACCCGGCATGGAGAGCATCACGGCTCGATCCGGTGGAAGCACTGCGGTATGAATGA
- a CDS encoding ABC transporter permease has translation MIILETIALGINQLRAHKLRAMLSILGILISVGSVTGIISLGDGLRRVVTEQFQKSGGPNNIQVRSPNQWYRNQKGRWVQRNWEEYLENRDIESLRQASPHVEYVVPIIYMDRDVRYHNATSSARIRGSNEHHYKIENWEIDKGRYISEADVISASKVAVLGSELAKDLYGSGNPIGKELKISGDRYMVIGVLKQFKFFGGTNERHMIIPYTTAQKRIFGNERINRLFVYTDKPENVEEVAQQLRYVMRHNHIHADDFEVSTGESQIEQFNRVVFILKAVAGGIAAISLLVGGIGIMNIMLVSVTERTREIGIRKALGAKRRTILFQFILEAVVLCLFGGGLGILFGIALGKGLSKYIMSVTPVPFESIVSPGLMMFAVIYSAVIGLFFGVYPAYRASKMDPIKALSHE, from the coding sequence ATGATAATTCTTGAGACAATAGCCCTCGGAATAAACCAGCTTCGGGCTCATAAACTCCGCGCAATGCTCTCCATTCTCGGTATCCTCATCAGTGTGGGAAGCGTCACCGGAATCATATCGCTCGGCGACGGACTCCGTAGGGTTGTCACAGAGCAGTTCCAGAAATCCGGCGGCCCGAACAACATCCAGGTCCGTTCCCCCAATCAATGGTACCGTAACCAGAAAGGGCGCTGGGTGCAGCGCAACTGGGAGGAATACCTGGAAAACCGTGATATCGAATCATTACGCCAGGCATCACCCCATGTGGAATATGTCGTTCCGATTATCTATATGGACAGAGATGTCCGGTATCATAATGCAACGTCATCTGCCCGTATAAGAGGCTCGAACGAGCATCATTATAAAATCGAGAACTGGGAAATCGACAAAGGCCGGTACATTTCGGAGGCCGATGTGATAAGCGCCTCGAAGGTGGCGGTTCTCGGTTCCGAGCTGGCGAAGGATCTCTACGGCTCGGGAAACCCGATAGGGAAAGAACTGAAAATCAGCGGTGACCGATATATGGTTATCGGCGTGTTGAAGCAGTTCAAGTTTTTCGGGGGGACAAACGAACGGCATATGATTATCCCGTACACAACAGCTCAGAAACGGATATTCGGTAATGAAAGGATAAACAGGCTGTTTGTCTATACCGATAAACCTGAAAATGTCGAAGAGGTCGCTCAGCAGCTCCGTTATGTCATGCGCCATAACCATATCCATGCAGATGATTTTGAAGTGAGTACGGGTGAAAGCCAGATCGAGCAGTTCAACCGTGTCGTATTCATCCTCAAGGCGGTCGCAGGAGGAATCGCCGCCATATCGCTGCTGGTCGGCGGGATCGGGATCATGAACATCATGCTTGTCTCGGTCACTGAGCGAACGAGGGAAATCGGCATCCGTAAAGCTCTCGGAGCAAAACGGCGGACGATACTATTCCAGTTCATTCTCGAGGCTGTTGTACTGTGCCTCTTCGGCGGCGGTCTCGGCATACTGTTCGGGATCGCACTCGGTAAAGGGCTGTCGAAATACATAATGTCGGTGACACCGGTACCCTTCGAAAGTATCGTGTCACCGGGACTCATGATGTTCGCAGTTATTTATTCGGCTGTCATCGGTCTCTTTTTTGGCGTGTATCCCGCATACCGCGCCTCAAAAATGGACCCGATCAAGGCGCTCAGTCACGAATAA